ATTTGTAAAGCAAAGATAAAATTTATCATAAAAATAGTGTTATGGATATGTATAACCCTTCAAAATGTCAACTATTCAAAGACAGAGATAATACAAAATAGTACGTGgtgatatatacatattattataattaggaggAATGAGAATACAAAAAAGATATAGTTTATGaattaaaaaaggaaaaaaaaaactgaAGTTAAACAAAGGAGAGCTTCCTCACGTCAGTAAAAAATTAAAAGGGTTTTATGTACGTAATTTACATTTGGATTATCATGTGATATATTTATACAAACATGACTATTTTAATTAGAAAAaatatgaataaaaaaaaatatgatgagattttgattaaaaatatataatttaattaaaaaattgaaaaagttattatataaaataattttatcaataaaAAAATTATGTATCGATTGTCGATTTAACAATAAAACTTGCATTACAACAATTCAATTAGTCGTTAGTCACAAACAAACACGGCTTATGTTAAAGAAAATAGGTAGACAAGTTTTATTCCTCGGgaaaaataaatatgtaattgATAGATTTAAGTATTTTCTTGTTTTGAGAAGATTTTGTTTTTTAAGGTAAAATTTAATATTTACTTGTTTTTGTTTGctagctataaacttgaatgtcaTCATCTATGTATCTATATATACACACATAGACAAGAAGGCTAGCACATAGACACCACAAACAATTAATATAAGTGGGATTTGACAGCCATGAGGAGTCATGAGCCACGTTCAAGCTCATCTTGTGCTGCTTGCAAGTTCTTGAAAAGAAGATGTGTCCCAAACTGCATTTTCGCTCCTTATTTCCGATCCGACGAGCCTAAGAAATTTGCTAGAGTCCACAAAGTGTTCGGAGCGAGCAACGTCAGCAAGATCCTGACGGAAGTTCCCGAAGAACAAAGGGAAGACACCGTCAATTCCCTTGCTTATGAAGCTGAGGCCAGGCTTAGCGATCCTGTTTATGGTTGTATTGGAGCCATAGCTTTGTTGCAACGGAAAATGGTTGAGCTTCAACATGATTTGGCCGTAGCTAAAGCTCGTTTGGCGAGGTGTTATGCTACAAGTAATGATTCGAATATTATTGCTTCCAATAATAGTAGTAATTCTTCAGCCGGTACTAATTTATTGTTAGGGTGTAATTATTCTGGTGATCCTACTTTGATCAGTGATGATTTTTCTGCTTTGAGTGGGTTTATTGATAGTTGCAACCAGAATAATTCATCTCTATTATTTAGTACTAGAGATGGGATCAATATGTATGATATTAGTCAATTctcatataattaattttatctttcTCACTTTGTTTCTATCATCTTATGCTCTCTATATATATCTGCTTATAATTTGTTGTCTATATATCTATTTATGATTTATGATCAGTACGAGAAATTTTTGGAATGACAAAAAAATGATCTCTTCAAATTAATTGTGGAACAATGGAACATAATCTCATATGTTACTTAAAAAGTTCTGAAAATTGACAAGATAGTCTATTTGATTAGAGATCACAAGATAGTTATAATTTGTTACTGTAATTGACAACAACTTTACATTTTGCTTCAAGGTTTTACCCTTTCTTGCTTTCCTAATATGAGGGTGAATTTTATCGCGAGAAAGTTCATTAAAAATATGGATGTAGTATATACATTGTGGTCTGAAGACGACTAAAACAATCTTATCTTTCAAACGAAGGTAAAAATCGTACACGATCATACATTCACACAAATAATAGAAAGTTAATTACCCTGAATTACTTGTTTACAAAAGTAATAAAATTGGAAGTAAAACAATGCTGGCCAATAGAAAGTTAATTACACTTAATTACACTGAATTACGTGGTTGAAGTTTAGGAAGTGAATGGTAGTAAATTAGAAGCAAAATCGCAACATAAAAATGGAGTAACTATTCATAGAGAGAACAATATTGTTTTAGTACTTGGGTCTTGGGGGGTTTCTTTTTACCAACACAATTATGAATTATCACTTGACTAGTACACACTCTAGTAAGTGGTTGCCACATTAATAATTTTAAGATACTCTTCTCTATGCGAAAAAAAAAAATCACCTACACAGTTGTGAATTTTTGCAACAATAAGGCTTTGCTGAATTAGTAATCTTCTATACTAAAGTTGAAAGTTATTGACAACCACACGGCCAATATATCTTCTTTCGTCATTATTATTTGCTAATGTTGAAAAGATATTCTCCGGACAAATATGACCGACCAAATAATATTTAGTCTCAGTATTCATAATATCAAAATAAGACTTCTTTCTTTCCATTTTTGAATATGGGATGGGAGTATTGTATTGCACATTTGAACAGCTTTTTCAGTTATGCTGTGTCTTTCAATCACCGTCTCGTCAAAATTACTAGCCATCTTTATCTTTTCCACGTCACAAGAGAAGAGTATGGATAAATAAAGTACTCGTCAATCAATCAACGGTGAGAGTGATATATTGATCATTTAAGTGACACCGTTTTATGCATTGCTTGTATTGGAGCCATAGTTCTCTTCCTGAAGAAAAATGGTCAAGACATGTTAAATTGAGTGAAATAGATTTAGGAAAGCTAGCAGTCTTTAATTGATTTTGATTAATTGTGTTAAATTGTACAATTTGTGTGTTTATATACAATAAAGAAGAAGATAATAGTGTAAATGATTTTCCCGTCAAATATAACTAATTCTCTAACAGTCTTGTTAGTGGGCTGGACTTGCACGTGATTCTTTCTTGGCGCAGTTGTCTTGGGCTTGGCCCATTATCTTCAACACTCTTTTGTCGATACATGAAACACtgtgttttaattccttctctcaCAAAGATGAAATGCACCATTTCAATTTTCCCTTTCAATTCAAAACTCTTCCTAACGGTAACATTCGATTTGCCTCCATCAACACCCCTCCTCAAATCGAAGGCTTGTAGATGTCTTTCATTCCAATCTTCTTCACCAAATGTTCATGTTGATTCGTTCCTAACGATTTTGTGAAAACATCAACTGACTGTTCTTCACTAGCTATGTACTCAGTTTGAATCAATTTTTGTTGAATTTGATCTCTGATTAGATGGCAGTCTATCTCTATGTGCTTAGTCCTCTCATGGTATAGATTGGATTTGCTGCAATATGAATCGTTGCTTGACTGCCACAGAATAACTTGATAGGATCCTCGATCTCTACACCCAATTCTGCTATCATTCCTCGGATCTAGGTAAGCTCACAAACTATATCCGCCATTGATCTATATTCTACCTCTGCTGATGATCATGATATTAATTTTTGCTTCCTTGACTTCCATGAGATCATTGAATCTCTAAATTTTATGAAGAATCCAGTAATTGATTTTCGGTCCAGTATGCAAGATGCCCAATCTGAGTCACTATAGGCCTTCAACTCAAATAAACTTTCTTTAGGCATGAACAATCCTATTCCTGGATCTTTCTTGATGTATCCGATAATTCTGATGGCTTCCTGTACGTGTGATTGATTTGgtgatgcatgaattgactaatGTGGTTTACTGAAAAACTGATATCTTTCCTTGTGATAGTCAAATACAATAGTCTCCCAACTAGTCTCTTGTAGATGCTTGGATCTTCCAATATCTTGTCATCTGACTTGTTTTCCCCACCAGTCTGTTTCTCAATTAGATCATCATACTCCTTTGTTGTTAATTTTAAATTCTGCTCAAATGGTGTAGATAATGGTTTGGCTGCACTCAAACCTATATCATTGATAAGCTCCATAGAATATTTTCTTTGATTCATGATTATGCCTGAGTGTAATCTGCTGATTTCCATGCTAAGAAAGTATTTTAAATCATCAAGATCCTTCAGTTTGAAGTTACTATGTAAAGTCTTCTTTAGATCATCAATCATCCTTGCATTGTTTCTTGTGATCAATAGATCATCTACATACATCAATAGAATCACTCTGCTTTCTCCTTCTTCATTAGTAAATAGTGAATAGTCATGCTTGCTCTGCTTATAACCTGAACTGATTACAGATGTAATTCTGTGATTCCACTTTCTTGAAGCTTGTTTGAGTCCATACAAGAATTTGCTTAGTTTACAAACCATATGCTTGTCCACTCCTAAACTAAGCAATCCTTGAGGCAAAGTCATATAAACTTCCTCCTCTAAATCACCTTGTAAGAATGCATTGTAGACATCCATGTGACAGATAGGCCATGAATAATGAGCAGCAATAGAAATGACTGTTCTGACTGTAACATACTTTACAAGAGGAGAAAATGTTTCATTGTAATCAATGCCATGCTTCTGTTTAAACCTTTAGCAAccaatctttctttgaatctatctataTCACCATTTGCATGATATTTCACCTTAAAAAACCATTTGCATCCTATAGGCTTTTTAGACTTAGGTAAAGGAACAATTGACCATGTGTTGTTAGTCTGTAATGCTTGTAACTCAGTGTTGATAGCTTCCACCCATCTAAGAGGCTGCACTGGACCTCTTGACTAGGCATCACTTTGTGAAGGGAGTTCATTTGCAACTTCTAATAGAAGTGACAGGGCATCACCCTCACAAGGGAGCTCATCAGTTTCCTCATCCACAGATGATTGTGGACCTGCAAAAGACTGTGAACTGGACTATGCAATACATGATCATTAGGATGAAGAGATGATGATGTACTCAGAGTGGGAGAAAGATCAAATAGAGAAGGATGAACAGATGAATGTGACTGTGAAGATGATGTTAGAGCAGAGAAAGGAAAGATATGTTCATGAAAGGTAATATTTCCATTTACCAAAAAATTTATGATTCTAGATTGTAAAGAATGTCTCTTTTTTCTTTTCTATAACCTATGAATGCACATAATTGAGACATGGATGCAAACTTATCTGTAATTAATGGTTCTTTTGCATATGCTAAGCAACCAAAAACTCTTAACTCATGTAGATCAGGTTTTGTTTTGAATAATAACTCATAAGGAGTCTTGTTATGTAGTACTGGAGTGGGATATCTATTGATAAGATGAACTTCTGGTAAAACACACATATCCCAAAGTTGAATAGGAATGTATGCTTAAAACCTCAATGTCCTAGCCACCTCTAGAATGTGTTTGTGCTTCCTCTCAACAACACCATTCTATTGTGGGTAATGAGGACATGTATGTTGATGAAATATTCCTAGAGTACTAAAAAACTCTTGGCACCGTTTGCTCATAAACTCACCACCGTAATCAGTTCTAACTCTGTTAACCTTAGTTTGAAACTAATAATAGCAAACAATATGAAAGTCTTAAGTAATCTAAATGCATCTAGCTTAGAATGCATTAGAAACACCCAAATATATTTAACTGTGATCATCAACTATTGTTAGAAAGAATCTATGCCCCTGAGATGTAGGGACATGATAAGGCTCCCATATATCTATATGAAGTAATTCAAAGCATGAATGAGTAACTGTAGTACTTAAAGTGAATGGGGTTTTGTAATGCTTTTCTTGTGCACATATGATCAATAGAATTTTTATTCACTTCAATGTTATTGGATACAAGTAGAGAATGTAAagaattggtattcaagtcttctaatctgttatgccatacaGAATATCCTAACATGTTTCTTATTCTAGAAGTTGCAGAGTTGCAAGACAATGGAGAAGACTGGTCAATAGAGAAAGTCTTCAGATAGTAGAGACCGTTTGATTCCTTACCAATCTCCCGAAACATTCTAGTAGGAATGTCCTGAATCAGACAAAATTTGAGATAGAAGGAAACAAAACAATCTAAGTGTTTGGCTATCTTATGAACAGAAAGGAGATTGTGATTAAATGC
Above is a genomic segment from Rutidosis leptorrhynchoides isolate AG116_Rl617_1_P2 unplaced genomic scaffold, CSIRO_AGI_Rlap_v1 contig365, whole genome shotgun sequence containing:
- the LOC139883190 gene encoding LOB domain-containing protein 21-like, producing the protein MRSHEPRSSSSCAACKFLKRRCVPNCIFAPYFRSDEPKKFARVHKVFGASNVSKILTEVPEEQREDTVNSLAYEAEARLSDPVYGCIGAIALLQRKMVELQHDLAVAKARLARCYATSNDSNIIASNNSSNSSAGTNLLLGCNYSGDPTLISDDFSALSGFIDSCNQNNSSLLFSTRDGINMYDISQFSYN